TTATCGCAACTCGCGATCGCGCCTCGCATTCAAGTTTTGTTTCCCACGTTGGTTCTCGGCGGTGACGAAAACCATCCTTACTCCCACCTTTCCCGTGGTTTTCCCGAAATTACCCGCTGGATTTCTTTGATTCGCTTCTTTCGCGCCGATAGCAGCTTTCATTTTATCCACGCCCAAGATATTGCGACGATTGTTAGCTATCTGTTGCAAGGGAACAAACCAGCAGCAACCTCTTCTTATATGGTATTGGGGAGTTTGCCGATTACCCTCAACCAAGCTGTGGAAGAAACTTGCCGGTATTTTGGCAAAAGAATCTATTTCCGCATTCCCCTAACTACGCAGTTGGCGAATTTTCTGATTTCTACGTTGCGATGGGTGGGGGTCAAAATTGAACTCTCTCCCTGGGACCGATTTTGCATGTACAACCGCCATTTTACCTACGAAAATCCCGTACATCCCGCTACCTTCGGTTTGCCAGAAACATGCAGTACCTTTGCCGATGTTCTGCAGCTGAGTACTGCCCAGCCAAATGTTTCCCTCGATGGTGATGCCCAAACTACGCAAATACAGGGAAAGGAAACGCCTAGATAAATTGATGGAAATTATAGAATTGAATTTCCTATATGGAAACGTCTAAAAATACATAAAATTTGGCAAAAAAAATCCAAATTCTCTAGCCTGCTTGCCAGCATCTGCGTTAAGCTTGACTCAATTTCAACTTGCTAGCGAAGTAGCGATCGCCTATTGTCAATTGCGATCGCTTCATTGACAATAGCTGTCCGCAAATGGGCAGTTTCGCAAAAATGGATCCTTGTTAGCATCTGTTGCCATCGAGGGATGGTTCTGCTACCCCTCAACTCTTTGAAACGATTCAAGTAAAGGCATTTTGGTATGCGCGTTTTATTAGTATATCCCCAGTTTCCCAAAAGTTTTTGGTCCTTTGAAAAGGCACTGGCTTTGGTGGAACGCAAAGCTTTGCTGCCGCCGTTGGGATTGATTACCGTTGCCGCTATTTTACCCCAAACCTGGGAATACAAACTGGTCGATCGTAATGTGCGATCGGTAACAGAAGAGGAATGGGAATGGGCGGATTTGGTCATGTTTTCCGCCATGATTGTCCAACAAGATGACCTGCAAACTCAAATCCAAGCTGCCAAACAACGGGGCAAAAAGGTGGCTTTGGGCGGTCCTTATCCCACAGCGGTTCCGGAAACGGTTAAGTCCATGGGCGCTGATTATTTAATTTTAGACGAAGGGGAAATTACCCTGCCCATGTTTGTGGAAGCCCTGGAACGAGGCGAAACCGAGGGGGTATTCCGCGCCGATGAAAAACCCGACGTTACCCAAACCCCCATTCCCCGCTTCGATTTGCTAGAAAAAGATGCCTACGACAATATGTCGGTGCAATTTTCCCGGGGATGTCCTTTCCAATGCGAGTTTTGCGATATTATTGTTCTATACGGTCGCAAACCCCGTACCAAGACCCCGGAACAGTTGCTGGCGGAATTGGATCGTCTGTACGAGTTGGGCTGGCGGCGCAGCGTTTTCTTGGTAGACGATAACTTTATCGGCAACAAACGCAATGTGAAACGGTTGCTGCCGGCTTTGCGGGATTGGATGCGCGATCGCGGTCATCCCTTTTTCTTAAACACGGAAGCTTCGGTGGACCTAGCCCAAGACCAAGAACTGATGGATATGATGCTGGAGGCTAACTTCAATGCGGTCTTCCTCGGCATCGAAACCCCAGACGAAGACAGCCTCAAGGTCACCAAGAAGTTTCAAAATACCCGCGATCCCCTCTCCGAGTCGGTAGAGAAAATTGCCCGTAGCGGCTTGCGGGTTACTGCCGGCTTTATTATTGGTTTCGACGGCGAAAAAGCAGGCGCGGGCGATCGTATTATTCGTTTTGTAGAGAAAACCGCCATTCCCATGGCCATGTTTAGCATGTTGCAAGCCCTGCCTAACACGGCTTTGTGGAATCGCTTGAAACAAGAAGGTCGCCTGTTAGACGAGCGAGGAAATGGCAACCAAACCACGTTGATGAACTTTGTTCCCACACGACCGGTGGAAGACATTGCCCGAGAGTACATCCAAGCTTTCTGGGAACTGTACAAACCCGAACGCTATCTAGACCGGACCTATCGCCACTACATGACGCTGGCACAACCCAAACACAAGAGTCCTTTGCGCCAACCCAACTGGACTAGCATCCGGGCATTGCTTTTGGTTCTGTGGCGTCAAGGGGTTCTGCGCAAGACCCGCTGGAAGTTCTGGATTTATCTGTTCAATATTATGCGCCACAAGCCCCGGCTTTGGCAACACTATCTGTCGATTTGCGCCCTCTACGAACATTTCGGGGAATACCGAGAGTTGGTACGCGAACAAATCGAAGCGCAACTGGAAGAGTTCTTAAAACTCAAAGCTGAGTCTGAAGAAACCACCACCGAAGCCGAAACGGACGAACAAAACAAAGCGTTGGTTCAGTAAAACCAGCCAATATTGTAAATATGAGGGAGCATTTTTGGGATAGAAACAAACAAAGCCTATCCCAGTAGCTCCCTATTTCTTAGCTTCTAAGAGCTAAAAACGAGCTTAAATGAGCTTGACAGCACGCAGGAGAAACATTAATACGACAGCTAGCACGAAACAACCTGCTAGCATACCAGCATAAACAAGAGAACCAGAAGATAAAATTAAATCCATTTTGATTTACCGATCCGTTTTGCTAACTTGATACGAAAAAAATCGGGATGTTTGTTCGTCTCAGGAAAAAATTCCCAAGATATCGATATCGTTAACGCATCCGGCGGGATGGTTGCCAACTGGATTGAACCAACCGCCCCGAT
The window above is part of the Geitlerinema sp. PCC 9228 genome. Proteins encoded here:
- a CDS encoding NAD(P)-dependent oxidoreductase, producing MKTVFITGASGCIGHYIVQTLLRESDFHLYLLVRNPDKLQFSWQNNSRISLLQGDLRNIDRFSDVLATVDVAVLVATVWGGVRETYDINVVKTMRLLELLDPQVCQQVIYFSTASVLDHHHQPLKAAGEYGTEYIRSKYTCLQHLSQLAIAPRIQVLFPTLVLGGDENHPYSHLSRGFPEITRWISLIRFFRADSSFHFIHAQDIATIVSYLLQGNKPAATSSYMVLGSLPITLNQAVEETCRYFGKRIYFRIPLTTQLANFLISTLRWVGVKIELSPWDRFCMYNRHFTYENPVHPATFGLPETCSTFADVLQLSTAQPNVSLDGDAQTTQIQGKETPR
- a CDS encoding B12-binding domain-containing radical SAM protein encodes the protein MRVLLVYPQFPKSFWSFEKALALVERKALLPPLGLITVAAILPQTWEYKLVDRNVRSVTEEEWEWADLVMFSAMIVQQDDLQTQIQAAKQRGKKVALGGPYPTAVPETVKSMGADYLILDEGEITLPMFVEALERGETEGVFRADEKPDVTQTPIPRFDLLEKDAYDNMSVQFSRGCPFQCEFCDIIVLYGRKPRTKTPEQLLAELDRLYELGWRRSVFLVDDNFIGNKRNVKRLLPALRDWMRDRGHPFFLNTEASVDLAQDQELMDMMLEANFNAVFLGIETPDEDSLKVTKKFQNTRDPLSESVEKIARSGLRVTAGFIIGFDGEKAGAGDRIIRFVEKTAIPMAMFSMLQALPNTALWNRLKQEGRLLDERGNGNQTTLMNFVPTRPVEDIAREYIQAFWELYKPERYLDRTYRHYMTLAQPKHKSPLRQPNWTSIRALLLVLWRQGVLRKTRWKFWIYLFNIMRHKPRLWQHYLSICALYEHFGEYRELVREQIEAQLEEFLKLKAESEETTTEAETDEQNKALVQ